One stretch of Streptomyces sp. A2-16 DNA includes these proteins:
- a CDS encoding TetR/AcrR family transcriptional regulator C-terminal domain-containing protein translates to MSSPMPPTAGMPRDALHQEQIIQAAIALLDEGGIESLSMRKLGSRLGITAAALYWHVRSRQDLLLLAADTVWGQTPLPALHGVEWRPVLLAMADNLRSMLLRHPWLLAAMTIQPLDGPARDRHDEHLLAVCEASGLTRRDAEQAAQSVVTFAIGAALAATPRPYVSFGLQSLLDGVEARLAART, encoded by the coding sequence GTGAGCAGCCCCATGCCGCCTACTGCGGGGATGCCCCGCGACGCCCTGCACCAGGAGCAGATCATCCAGGCGGCCATCGCCCTTCTGGACGAGGGCGGCATCGAGAGTCTGAGCATGCGAAAACTCGGCAGCCGTCTCGGCATCACCGCGGCGGCACTCTACTGGCACGTCAGGAGCAGACAGGATCTGCTCCTGCTGGCCGCTGACACCGTCTGGGGGCAGACACCTCTCCCCGCTCTCCACGGCGTCGAATGGCGTCCGGTCCTCCTGGCCATGGCCGACAACCTGCGTTCGATGCTTCTCAGGCACCCCTGGCTGCTGGCCGCCATGACCATCCAGCCCCTCGACGGCCCGGCCAGGGACCGTCATGACGAGCACCTGCTCGCGGTCTGCGAGGCATCCGGCCTCACCAGGCGGGATGCCGAACAAGCCGCCCAGAGCGTCGTCACATTCGCGATCGGCGCCGCCCTCGCAGCCACCCCTCGCCCGTATGTGTCCTTCGGACTGCAGTCACTTCTCGACGGCGTCGAAGCCAGGCTTGCCGCCCGTACCTGA
- a CDS encoding amidohydrolase family protein, which yields MSRILLRGAHVITMTPDRPDAERVDILVDGKTIAAVGENIEAPDAEVVDFSGRIVIPGLVNAHLHTWQTALRSVGADWTLMEYLTHLHGECVGHYTPADMHISNLAGALNQLNCGTTTLGDWCHNALSPEHADAAVEGLVQAGIRAVFLHGTPYRSPEIPHPLAEIDRLLDGPVRDHGLLTLGMALQGPQYSSAETSVADFRAGAERGLVVSMHQSGGEPSPGWEAVRNARLFSPLTNVVHGADLPEDWVKTLVEAGVTFTTTPENELGQGHGTPITGSLLSLGAAPSLGTDIDTAVPGKLLTAARIALAHQRGLDHTHHRQTTGIYANTPSVTSKQALAWATVEGAKALGLADKVGRIEVGMQADLVAVDARALNLWPAHDPIATVLHADIANIEAVMVAGTWRKRDHALLASGLDEVKDRLRESGERLLRSIGPASSPG from the coding sequence ATGAGCCGCATACTGCTGCGCGGAGCGCACGTCATCACGATGACGCCGGACCGGCCGGACGCCGAGCGTGTCGACATCCTCGTCGACGGCAAGACCATCGCAGCCGTTGGCGAGAACATCGAGGCGCCCGACGCCGAGGTCGTCGACTTCTCCGGCCGCATCGTCATCCCCGGCCTGGTCAATGCCCATCTGCACACCTGGCAGACCGCGCTGCGCTCCGTGGGCGCCGACTGGACGCTGATGGAGTACCTCACCCACCTGCACGGCGAGTGCGTCGGGCACTACACCCCGGCCGACATGCACATCAGCAATCTCGCCGGCGCCCTGAACCAGCTCAACTGCGGTACGACCACACTCGGCGACTGGTGTCACAACGCCCTGTCCCCCGAGCACGCCGACGCGGCCGTCGAGGGACTGGTCCAGGCCGGGATCCGCGCCGTATTCCTGCACGGCACGCCCTACCGCTCGCCGGAGATCCCCCACCCGCTCGCCGAGATCGACCGGCTGCTCGACGGCCCCGTCCGCGACCACGGCCTCCTCACCCTGGGCATGGCACTCCAGGGGCCACAGTACTCCTCCGCCGAGACCTCGGTGGCCGACTTCCGAGCCGGCGCGGAACGCGGCCTCGTCGTCTCGATGCACCAGAGCGGCGGCGAACCCTCACCCGGCTGGGAAGCCGTGCGCAACGCCAGGCTGTTCAGCCCCCTGACCAACGTCGTGCACGGAGCCGACCTGCCCGAGGACTGGGTGAAGACGCTGGTCGAGGCGGGCGTCACCTTCACCACCACCCCGGAGAACGAACTGGGCCAGGGTCACGGCACACCCATCACCGGATCCCTGCTGAGCCTGGGCGCGGCACCCTCCCTGGGCACCGACATCGACACCGCCGTACCCGGCAAGCTCCTCACCGCCGCCCGGATCGCTCTGGCCCACCAGCGCGGCCTGGACCACACCCACCACCGGCAGACGACCGGCATCTACGCCAACACACCGTCTGTCACCAGCAAACAGGCGCTTGCCTGGGCCACGGTCGAAGGGGCGAAGGCACTGGGCCTTGCAGACAAGGTGGGCCGGATCGAGGTGGGCATGCAGGCCGACCTCGTCGCCGTCGACGCCCGGGCGCTCAACCTCTGGCCGGCGCACGACCCCATCGCCACGGTCCTGCACGCCGACATCGCCAACATCGAAGCCGTGATGGTCGCCGGCACCTGGCGCAAACGCGATCACGCCCTGCTCGCATCCGGCCTCGACGAGGTCAAGGACCGGCTGCGCGAGTCCGGAGAGCGGCTGCTGCGCAGCATCGGGCCCGCGAGCTCTCCCGGCTGA